GCCGTCCGCCGATACGCGGAAGTGGGACCTGGAATGGCTTCGTCAGTGGCTGGAGCGGTCGGATCGCCCGTTGGCCCGGGCCCGCTGGAGACTGATCGAGGACTTCCCTGCGGCGTTGGCGGAGGTGCAAGACGGGGCCGGAACCGTGCTGGTCACCGGTTCGTTCCACACCGTTGGCGACGTCATGGCCGCACTGGGTTTCGCCTGACGCAGAGCCGTCCATAACCGGGGTGCCCCCGTCTATATTGGGGCATGGCGATTCAGGCCCTCCCCGGCTTCCGTGACTTCCATCCAGATGATCTCGCCGCTCGGTCGCACCTCTTCGGGGCGATGCGGCGCGTGGCCCTCAGGTACGGGTTCCAGGAGTACGACGGACCGCCGCTCGAGTCGCTGGAGCTGTACACCAGGAAGAGTGGCGACGAGATCGTCGGGCAGCTCTACAACTTCCGGGACAAGGGCGACCGGGAGGTTGCGCTTCGCCCGGAAATGACGCCGACCCTGGCGCGCATGGTGGCGCCGAAGGCGGCAGCGCTCAAGAAGCCGATCCGCTGGTTCTCGATTCCCCAGCTGTTCCGGTATGAACGGCAGCAGCGTGGACGGCTTCGGGAGCACTTTCAGCTCAACTGCGATCTGATTGGCGAGGCGGGGCCGCTGGCCGATGCCGAGATCATTGCGCTTTCGATCGACGTGATGCGCGAGCTCGGCCTGACCGAGGCCGATGTCCGGGTGCGCATCTCCGATCGGCGTTTGCTGACCGGCATCCTGACCCGACTCAGCTTTACGGATGCCCAGCGGACGCTCGCGTTTCAGGCGCTCGACAAGCTGGGTCGCAATGAGTACGCGGCGCGGGAGGCGGCGCTGCGAGCGGCTGGAGTCGATGAGTCCGCGCTGGCGCGGCTGTCGGGGCTCGCCACCTTGAACGGGTGGGACGCGCTCGATCAGGCGTTTCCCGATCTCGGGGCCGCCGCCGCGCCGCTCCGAGCCAGTTGGCAGGCCCTCGAGGCCATGGGACTCGGTCGGTACCTCGATCTTGACCTCACGATCGTGCGCGGGCTGGCGTACTACACGGGCACGGTGTTCGAGCTCTTCGATGCCCAGCGATCGCTGCGCGCCATTTGCGGCGGCGGCCGCTACGACGGTCTGTTGCAGGCGCTCGGCGGTGTCGACCTGCCCGCGCTCGGCTTCGGCATGGGTGACGTGGTGCTGGGTGACCTGTTGCGGGAGCGCGGGCTGTTGCCGCGCGCGCCGGCCAGCGCCGATGTCTTCGTGGCTCAGGTCACGGCGGACGACCGTCCGCATGTGCTGGCGGTGACGCACCAGCTGCGCGATGCGGGCTTTCGGGTGGAGTTTCCGTTTGCGGAGCAGGCCGTTGGCAAGCAGCTCAAACTGGCAGACGCACGCGGTGCGCGGGCAGTCGTGGTGATCGGGCCCGATGATCGAGCCCGCGGACACGTGGTACTCAAAGACCTGGCGGCGGGATCACAGCTGGCTATCGAGCCGGCACGCTTGCCGGAGGCGCTCGACCACATGGGCATTGCCAGGGTCGCAGCTGGGATCGAACGATAAGGAATCGGCATGTCGGACAACAAGGCACTCACGACTCGGGCGCAGGATTTCAGCGCCTGGTACAATGAACTCATCGCTCGCGCTGAACTGGCCGATTACAGCCCCGTGCGCGGCTGTATGGTGATTCGCCCGAACGGCTTTGCGATCTGGGAGCACATGCAATCCGCGCTCGACCGGATGTTCAAGGACACCGGGGTGCAGAACGCGTACTTCCCGGTCTTCATTCCGCAGAGCTTTCTGGCCAAAGAAGCTGAGCACGTCGAGGGCTTTGCGCCCGAGACGGCGGTTGTCACGCACGCTGGCGGCAAGGAACTCGAAGAGCCACTCGTGGTCCGTCCGACCTCGGAAACGATCATCGGTGCGATGATGGCGAAGTGGATTCAGAGCCACCGGGATCTGCCGCTGCTGCTCAACCAGTGGTGCAACGTGGTGCGCTGGGAAATGCGGACCCGGTTGTTCCTGCGGACCACCGAGTTCCTCTGGCAGGAGGGGCACACCGCCCACGCCACTGAGGCGGATGCGGAGGCCAAGACGCTCGAAATCCTGCAGATCTATCGACGTTTTCAGGAAGAGTACCTGGCCATCCCCGTCGTCTCGGGGCGCAAGAGCGAAGGCGAGAAGTTTGCCGGCGCGCTGCGGACCTACGCACTCGAGGGCCTGATGCAGGACAACAAGGCCCTTCAGCTGGCGACCAGCCACAATCTCGGGCAGAACTTTGCCAAGGCATTCGATATCACATATCAGACGGCCGACGGCGGGCTCGAGCACGTCTGGAATACGTCGTGGGGCTCCTCGACTCGAATGATCGGCGGCATGATCATGGCGCACAGCGACGACGCGGGCTTCGTTTGTCCGCCACGCCTGGCGCAATGGCAGGTCGTAATCGTGCCGATCTACAAGACCGACTCGGAACGGGCAACTGTTTTCGAGGCCGCCACGCGGCTTGCGGCTGAGCTCAAGGCGCAGGACCTTCGCGTCATGGTCGACACCCGTGAGGGGATCAAGCCGGGTGCCAAGTACTATGAGTGGGAAGGGCGAGGTGTGCCGTTCCGAATCGAGATCGGTCCCCGCGACCTCACCACCAGTTCGGCCATGCTGGCCCGACGGCTGGGTGGCCCGAAAGTCTCGCTTCCTCTCGCAGGGCTCGGGGGGCGTTTGCATGGCGAGATCGATGCCATGCAGCGTAATCTGATCGATGCCGCCCAGACGCGGCGCGAGGCCAACACGCTTCGGGGTCCGAAGAGCAAGCAGGAGTTCATCGACTATCTGGAAAGCGGTGGCGGGCTGGTCTATACCGGTTGGTGCGGAGATGCCGCCGTCGAGGCCGAGATCAAGGAGGCGACCAAGGCGACGATCCGGGTAATCCCTGATCCCGAATTCCGATCAGCGACGGCTCCGACCACCTGTATTTGGACGGGGAAGCCCGCCGCAGCCGAAGTGGTTTTTGCGAGGGCGTATTGAACGCGCCGGTGGCTCGCACCGACGCATCGGCGCCGGCGGATCCAACGCCGCTCTTCGCCGATGCCGGGCTCGAGCGGGACGGGCACGGCGTGCTTCGCATGGGCGGCGTGTCGCTCGACTCGATCGCCGCCGATATCGGGACACCGGCCTATCTTTACCACGCGGCACCGATTCGGGAGCGATATCGGTCGTTGACGGCGGCGTTTCGCGAGATTCCGCATGAGATACACTATGCGGTCAAAGCGAACTCGAATTTGGCGGTTCTGAATCTTCTCAAAGGGCTTGGCGCCGGGGCCGACATCGTGTCGGGCGGCGAACTGCAGCGGGTGCTGCGTGCTGGATTCGACCCCGGGTTGATTGTCTTCAGCGGCGTCGGGAAATCGGAAGAGGAACTCGAAGCGGCGGTGGCTGCCCGGATCGGCAGCATCAATATCGAAGCGCCTGAAGAAATGACGGTGCTCGAGCGGATCGCCGCCCGTCGATCCGATCCGAGTCCGATCCGGTTGGGTATTCGAGTCAATCCCGATGTCGCAGCGGAGACCCATCCATATATCTCGACGGGCGCCGGCGGCATCAAGTTCGGGGTCCCGGTCGAGCAGGTGCCTGCGCTCGCCAAGCGGATCGCGTCGAACCCGCGGTTTACCCTGGTCGGCATCGCCATGCACCTGGGGAGCCAGTTGCTCGATCCTGCTCCCTTCACCCGCGGTGCTGCCAAGCTGACGGAGCTGCTCGACCAGCTGAAGGACCTCGGGATCAGGACCATCACGACCCTCGATGCGGGCGGCGGGCTGGGAATCCGGTATCGCGATGAGACGCCGCTCAGTCCGGAAAGTCTTGCTGCGCAGCTCGGCCCGATCGTGACCGGGCGGGGGCTGACGCTGCACCTGGAACCCGGTCGGTACCTGGTGGGCAGTGCGGGCATTCTGCTCGCCAAGGTGCTCTATCGCAAGCGTTCGGGGGGGAAGGACTTCGTCATCGTCGACGCGTCGATGACCGATCTGGTGCGCCCGAGCCACTACCAGGCCTATCATGCGATGGTCGAGACCACCAGCCGCCATGCCAACGGCGTGGTGGCCGACGTGGTTGGCCCGGTCTGCGAAACCGGCGACTTTCTGGCGCTCGAGCGGCTGCTTCCCGACGTTCAGCCCGGGGAGCGCATCGCGATTCTCTGTGCCGGCGCCTACGGTGCCGTGATGTCGTCCAACTACAACACCAGGCCTCGGGCGCCGGAGGTGCTGGTCGATCGCGGCCGGTATGCCGTTGCCCGCCCGCGTGAGACTACCGACGCGCTCTTCCGCGACGAGGTGGTCGAGCCGTTACCGTAACAGGGTCCCCGTGAGCAAGAACGCAGTTCTCATCCTGGATTTTGGTTCCCAGTTTACCCAGCTGATTGCGCGCCGGGTCCGCGAAGCGCACGTCTACTGCGAAATCCACCCGCCTACCCGCTCGCTCGAGTGGATCAAGGCGTGGGATCCGAAGGGAATCATTCTCTCGGGAGGCCCCAATTCGGTGTACGACGAGGGCGCGCCAACCGCTCCCGAAGGCGTGCTCGAACTCGGCGTCCCGGTGCTGGGGCTGTGCTACGGGATGCAGATCATGGCGCAGCTGGCGGGGGGCGTCGTGGTTCCTGCCGGCCGTCGCGAGTATGGTCGGGCGCAGATCACAGTGCAGGGCGGCAAGCTGTTCGGTGGCTTTCATGCCGGCGAGGGCACCACGGTCTGGATGAGCCATGGTGATCACGTCGATGCGGTGCCGCCGGGGTATCGCCTGACCGCATCGAGTGACAACTGCCCGGTCGCCGGCATCGAGCACGAACGCGAGCCGTGGTACGCGGTGCAGTTCCATCCGGAGGTTGCCCACACGGCCCGCGGCGGAGAAATCCTCAACGCCTTCCTCTTCGATGTCTGCGGTTGCAGCCCCGACTGGACCTCGGCGCACTTCATCGAGACCGAGGTTGCCAAGGTCCGAGCTCAGACCGGCGAGACGGCCCGCGTCATCTGCGGCCTCTCGGGCGGGGTCGACTCCGCCGTGGCGGCTGCACTGGTGCATCGCGCCGTGGGCGACCGGCTGACCTGCATCTTCGTCGATCACGGCTTGCTGCGGTTGCATGAGCGCGAGCAGGTCGAGCAGACCTTCCGGCGTCACCTGGGCATTGACCTGCGGGTTGTCGATGCCAGCGAGCAGTTCCTCGGCCTGCTCGACGGTGTGACCGACCCGGAGCAGAAACGCCGGATCATCGGCCATACCTTCATCGATGTCTTCGAGCAGGCGGCCAGAGAAGTTGGCGATGGCGTCGGCTTTCTGGTGCAAGGGACGCTCTATCCCGATGTGATCGAGTCCGTCTCGCCGACGGGTGGGCCATCGGTGACGATCAAGAGCCATCACAATGTCGGCGGCCTGCCCGAGCGCCTGCCGTTCAAGCTGGTCGAGCCGCTGCGGGAGCTCTTCAAAGACGAAGTTCGTTCGGTAGGCAGGGAGCTTGGCCTGCCTGAAGAGATCGTCGGGCGACATCCCTTCCCGGGGCCCGGGTTGGCCATTCGTATTCTCGGGGAGATCACCCGGCCATCGCTCGATACCTTGCGCCAGGCCGACGCGATCTATCTCGAGGAGATTCGGGCGGCGGGCCTCTACGACGACATCTGGCAGGCCTTCGCGGTCCTGCTGCCGATTCGGTCGGTCGGTGTGCAGGGCGATGGGCGGACCTACGATCAGGTGATTGCCCTTCGGGCGGTCACCAGCCGAGACGGCATGACGGCCGACTGGTACCCGTTTCCGCCGGAGGTCATGGGACGGATGTCCAATCGGATAGCCAATGAAGTTCGCGGCGTCAATCGCGTCGTGTACGATGTCAGCTCGAAGCCGCCCGCCACGATCGAGTGGGAGTAGAGACCCCGCAATGAGTTCGGACTCGACGCCACCGCCTCCGCTGCGGGTGCTGGTCACGGCAGCAGGCGGTGGTTTGGGCCGTGTGATCGCCCTGCGGTTTCGCGCGGCTGGGGCCGCTGTCGTCGCCTGCGATATCGACGGCGCAGCTATTGCACAGGTCGCTCAGGAGTCGGACGGCATCGTTGGTATCCGCGCCGATGCGGGTATCGAGTCGGACGTTGCCGGCGTTTTCGAGATGGTCGACCGCCAGCTGGGCGGCCTCGACGTGCTGGTGAACAACGTTGGCGTGGCGGGCCCGACGGCGGCGGCTGAGGACGTGACCTTGGATCAATGGGAGAGTTGCCTCCGCGCCAACCTGACCAGTCATTTCCTGTTCGCCAGGGGAGCCATCCCGGGCATGAAGCATCAGGGCAGCGGCCTCATCGTCAACATCTCCTCGGGCAGTGCCAAGGTCGGCCTGCCACTTCGATTGCCGTATGTCGTGTCGAAAGGCGCGGTGCTCAGCCTGACGACCAACCTTGCCCGGGAACTGGGGCCGTCTGGCATTCGGGTCAATGCCATCCTCCCTGGGGCCATTCGCGGCCCGCGGATCGAGCGGGTCATTGCGGCCAAGGCGGAGGCGCTCGGCGTATCGCCGACCGACTACGAACGGTCGCTGCTCCGCTACATCTCGATGCGAACGATGGTCGAGCCGGACGATATCGCTGCGATGATCGAGTTTCTTGCCTCACCCGGAGGCGCCCGGATTACGGGTCAGCTGATCGGGGTTGACGGCAACGTCGAATGGGAGGAGTAGACCTGACCAAGACGACGGCGTGCCGTGCGTCTGCGGGATATGGGACGCTCGCGCCTGTCAGGCTGTCTTGAGGTCGAGGAGTGCCAGAAACTCCTCGGCAGAGCTGAGGCGACTCAGCCGGAGGGGCACCTCGGGGTCTTTGGCAAGCTGTGCAATCTTGCCGAGTACTGGCAGGTACTGATTGGCGACCTCGGACGGCGGAGCCACGATCAGGAACACGTTGTTGACGATCTTCTGATCGATGGCATTGAAGTCGATTCCTCCCTGATGCCGGCCAAAGGCGACCCGAAGGCGGTTCACGGCAAGCGTGCGGCAATGGGGTACGGCAATACCCCGTCCGATGCCAGTCGACCCCAGTTGCTCCCTTCGCTGGACCAGCCGAAGTACCGTGCCGTGCGAACGCGGATCGATTCCGAGGAGGTGCACCATCTCCGCCAGTACCGCATCCTTGTCGGTACCGTGGAGATCGAGCGAGATTGCTCGAGGGTCGAAGAAGTCGCGCAGTCGCATGCGGGGGGAAGTCTATGAGTCTGGCGGGGAATCCGGTAGGGTGGTCGGTCGCATCCTGCGCAATCCGTTGATCCATCCTTCGTCTGGCTGAGGTTCTATGGCGCTGTCTGCCGCGCAATCGCTGAGTTTGATACGTCGGATCGTGGCGGCAACGTTACTGATTCATGGCGCAGCCAGGATCGCGCACAGCGGCGTTTCTCCATTTGGCGAGTTCCTGGCCGGGCAGGGCATTCCGTTTGGCTTCGCCCTGGCCTGGGCAATCTCGATTTTCGAGGTGATCGGCGGCATTGCGTTGTGGCTGGGCCGATTCGTCCGACCGGTCGCGTGGCTCTTCGCGGGTCAGCTGGCCGCCGGTGTTGCCCTGGTTCACGCTCGTGAGGGTTGGTTCGTCGTCGGGTTGGGGCGGAACGGGATGGAGTTCAGCGTGCTGCTGATCGGCTGCCTGGTTGCCCTGGCGCTGGCTCACGGGCCTGCACGCAAGTAGTTTTAGGCCATGCGGTTACCGTACGCCTCCTCGATCGAGACACCCCTGATCCTGGCCCCTATGGCCGGGGTTTCGGAGGCACCGTTCCGGCAGATCTGCCGGCAGTTCGGTGCCGATGTGCTGATGACCGAGTTTCTCGCGGCGGAGGCCATCCGCCGGGGCATCCGAGCGACCCTGGAGGGGTGCGAGTTCGAGGAGATCGAGCGTCCGCTCGGGGTGCAGATCTACG
The Gemmatimonadales bacterium genome window above contains:
- the hisS gene encoding histidine--tRNA ligase; amino-acid sequence: MAIQALPGFRDFHPDDLAARSHLFGAMRRVALRYGFQEYDGPPLESLELYTRKSGDEIVGQLYNFRDKGDREVALRPEMTPTLARMVAPKAAALKKPIRWFSIPQLFRYERQQRGRLREHFQLNCDLIGEAGPLADAEIIALSIDVMRELGLTEADVRVRISDRRLLTGILTRLSFTDAQRTLAFQALDKLGRNEYAAREAALRAAGVDESALARLSGLATLNGWDALDQAFPDLGAAAAPLRASWQALEAMGLGRYLDLDLTIVRGLAYYTGTVFELFDAQRSLRAICGGGRYDGLLQALGGVDLPALGFGMGDVVLGDLLRERGLLPRAPASADVFVAQVTADDRPHVLAVTHQLRDAGFRVEFPFAEQAVGKQLKLADARGARAVVVIGPDDRARGHVVLKDLAAGSQLAIEPARLPEALDHMGIARVAAGIER
- the proS gene encoding proline--tRNA ligase — translated: MSDNKALTTRAQDFSAWYNELIARAELADYSPVRGCMVIRPNGFAIWEHMQSALDRMFKDTGVQNAYFPVFIPQSFLAKEAEHVEGFAPETAVVTHAGGKELEEPLVVRPTSETIIGAMMAKWIQSHRDLPLLLNQWCNVVRWEMRTRLFLRTTEFLWQEGHTAHATEADAEAKTLEILQIYRRFQEEYLAIPVVSGRKSEGEKFAGALRTYALEGLMQDNKALQLATSHNLGQNFAKAFDITYQTADGGLEHVWNTSWGSSTRMIGGMIMAHSDDAGFVCPPRLAQWQVVIVPIYKTDSERATVFEAATRLAAELKAQDLRVMVDTREGIKPGAKYYEWEGRGVPFRIEIGPRDLTTSSAMLARRLGGPKVSLPLAGLGGRLHGEIDAMQRNLIDAAQTRREANTLRGPKSKQEFIDYLESGGGLVYTGWCGDAAVEAEIKEATKATIRVIPDPEFRSATAPTTCIWTGKPAAAEVVFARAY
- the lysA gene encoding diaminopimelate decarboxylase, whose protein sequence is MARTDASAPADPTPLFADAGLERDGHGVLRMGGVSLDSIAADIGTPAYLYHAAPIRERYRSLTAAFREIPHEIHYAVKANSNLAVLNLLKGLGAGADIVSGGELQRVLRAGFDPGLIVFSGVGKSEEELEAAVAARIGSINIEAPEEMTVLERIAARRSDPSPIRLGIRVNPDVAAETHPYISTGAGGIKFGVPVEQVPALAKRIASNPRFTLVGIAMHLGSQLLDPAPFTRGAAKLTELLDQLKDLGIRTITTLDAGGGLGIRYRDETPLSPESLAAQLGPIVTGRGLTLHLEPGRYLVGSAGILLAKVLYRKRSGGKDFVIVDASMTDLVRPSHYQAYHAMVETTSRHANGVVADVVGPVCETGDFLALERLLPDVQPGERIAILCAGAYGAVMSSNYNTRPRAPEVLVDRGRYAVARPRETTDALFRDEVVEPLP
- the guaA gene encoding glutamine-hydrolyzing GMP synthase, translating into MPLPARVRLPTRSSATRWSSRYRNRVPVSKNAVLILDFGSQFTQLIARRVREAHVYCEIHPPTRSLEWIKAWDPKGIILSGGPNSVYDEGAPTAPEGVLELGVPVLGLCYGMQIMAQLAGGVVVPAGRREYGRAQITVQGGKLFGGFHAGEGTTVWMSHGDHVDAVPPGYRLTASSDNCPVAGIEHEREPWYAVQFHPEVAHTARGGEILNAFLFDVCGCSPDWTSAHFIETEVAKVRAQTGETARVICGLSGGVDSAVAAALVHRAVGDRLTCIFVDHGLLRLHEREQVEQTFRRHLGIDLRVVDASEQFLGLLDGVTDPEQKRRIIGHTFIDVFEQAAREVGDGVGFLVQGTLYPDVIESVSPTGGPSVTIKSHHNVGGLPERLPFKLVEPLRELFKDEVRSVGRELGLPEEIVGRHPFPGPGLAIRILGEITRPSLDTLRQADAIYLEEIRAAGLYDDIWQAFAVLLPIRSVGVQGDGRTYDQVIALRAVTSRDGMTADWYPFPPEVMGRMSNRIANEVRGVNRVVYDVSSKPPATIEWE
- a CDS encoding SDR family oxidoreductase, encoding MSSDSTPPPPLRVLVTAAGGGLGRVIALRFRAAGAAVVACDIDGAAIAQVAQESDGIVGIRADAGIESDVAGVFEMVDRQLGGLDVLVNNVGVAGPTAAAEDVTLDQWESCLRANLTSHFLFARGAIPGMKHQGSGLIVNISSGSAKVGLPLRLPYVVSKGAVLSLTTNLARELGPSGIRVNAILPGAIRGPRIERVIAAKAEALGVSPTDYERSLLRYISMRTMVEPDDIAAMIEFLASPGGARITGQLIGVDGNVEWEE
- a CDS encoding PTS sugar transporter subunit IIA; protein product: MRLRDFFDPRAISLDLHGTDKDAVLAEMVHLLGIDPRSHGTVLRLVQRREQLGSTGIGRGIAVPHCRTLAVNRLRVAFGRHQGGIDFNAIDQKIVNNVFLIVAPPSEVANQYLPVLGKIAQLAKDPEVPLRLSRLSSAEEFLALLDLKTA
- a CDS encoding DoxX family protein translates to MALSAAQSLSLIRRIVAATLLIHGAARIAHSGVSPFGEFLAGQGIPFGFALAWAISIFEVIGGIALWLGRFVRPVAWLFAGQLAAGVALVHAREGWFVVGLGRNGMEFSVLLIGCLVALALAHGPARK